The Pleurodeles waltl isolate 20211129_DDA chromosome 7, aPleWal1.hap1.20221129, whole genome shotgun sequence genome includes a region encoding these proteins:
- the TEN1 gene encoding CST complex subunit TEN1 isoform X1, with protein sequence MSAAQAPQNKEEKNTGRIVPAGSCSAVSSCTSHAIHKHCGPRLSSYNLAESRATLTAQHDSTQQQIFVGTNLVEPWCAQVGSLYMALGEVELPEGGLPVLQARVLTCVDGIDLPLLERAVLEQRKYLGSRGVHGKNQEDT encoded by the exons ATGTCAGCGGCCCAGgctccccaaaataaagaagaaaagaatacag Gtcgaatagtgcctgctgggagctgtagtgctgtcagttcctgtacttcacatgccatacacaaacactgtggccccag GTTGAGTTCATACAATCTGGCAGAATCCCGAGCCACCTTGACTGCCCAGCACGACTCAACTCAGCAGCAGATCTTCGTGGGCACTAATCTGGTTGAGCCATGGTGTGCCCAGGTGGGATCGTTGTACATGGCATTGGGCGAAGTTGAGCTACCTGAAG GGGGGCTGCCTGTGCTTCAGGCCCGGGTGCTGACATGCGTGGATGGTATTGATCTGCCTCTACTTGAGCGTGCAGTTCTGGAGCAGCGGAAATACCTGGGCAGCAGAGGAGTACATGGGAAGAACCAGGAAGACACATAA